A window of the Hordeum vulgare subsp. vulgare chromosome 5H, MorexV3_pseudomolecules_assembly, whole genome shotgun sequence genome harbors these coding sequences:
- the LOC123394993 gene encoding protein SPIRAL1-like 1: MAESSENAAAAPAPPAAPAPAPVPSPAPKTSPPASSGIPPRYDLDAKWDACLDLSIRRVAYSSLAGAFGGLILFRSPTTRWASVALGAGVGIGAAFTECSYIFNGSPPKWSAKAATVAAHSEGGDK; this comes from the exons ATGGCGGAGTCGTCCGAGAACGCCGCCGCGGCGCCCGCGCCACCCGCCGCCCCGGCCCCGGCCCCGGTCCCGTCGCCGGCGCCGAAGACGTCCCCGCCCGCCAGCTCCGGGATCCCGCCGCGGTACGACCTGGATGCCAAGTGGGAcgcctgcctcgacctctccatccGCCGCGTCGCCTACTCCTCCCTCGCCGGCGCCTTCGGGGGCCTCATCCTCTTCC GTAGCCCAACAACCCGCTGGGCATCAGTTGCACTTGGAGCTGGTGTGGGGATAGGGGCTGCGTTCACTGAATGCTCATACATATTCAATGGTTCTCCTCCAAAGTGGTCGGCCAAAGCTGCGACTGTTGCTGCTCATTCTGAA